TTGTCCCAGACATCTCTTATGGCTGCAAGTTTGTCTGTCACACGTCTTTTGCTGGTCTTGACTCACGGTCATCAAATCGTAGCAGTTTTGAGTAGGTGTGAAAGTGTTTGAGTGGCATTGTGGCTCGGAAAATTGGTCTTCCACTCTCTGCGTCCCATAGACTAGCTGCAGCCTTACCTCGGGACCTGTATACACCTGCTAAGATTAGCAGCCCTAAGTAGGCCTGCAGGTCAGTCTCATCCATCTTTTTCCAGCTGTCTCCATATTTGCGAAAACCCTGCAGATTTGTCATCTCCAGGATTATTTTTTCTATTGCTGGTGTGATAAACAGGTAGAATGAAGAGACAATGTCACGGGCATGAGAGACAGCATACCTTGTGGGTCCTGGGGTCATCTTTATGACGTTTTGTTCCGCACGCCTGCCGTGTTGGTCATATTCTGCTGAGGACCAtgttattttgccattttttgaaaggaaagtctctctttctctgggttgtattcctccccatcttcttcttctgataaatcctccacttcctcttctgaATCAGAGCTGTCTTGTTGGACATGTGAAAAAATCAGCTCTAGAGCCTCTTCAGTATTATAACGCGCACTCATGGTCTTAGCATAGAGAGAATTCGGGGTCCTGTCATCTGCAGCACCTTTATATTCTCTCTGCAGTCTGCGAGAACACCACCTATCTTGTGTTGCTTACATTTGCTATTGATTGATCTGAGACACatctaaaacactgtaaaaTTCTGTGGCGTGTAAATTACTCCGTGACCTTGATTTCAACTCTATTTGCCTCATGGGTCATTGTGACCCGAAGACCAcctttgtacttttttttgtaCAACTTACAtggaaatgtgaataaaagcaacatttcacttGTTCTACTTTTGGGGCCAATCTAGGAAAAGTCATACAATttcaagttaaaaaaatattgtttaggggattttttttttggtttttaatgcaGTGGCGGGTCATTTTGACCCGAGGACAACAGAATGGTTGAAGGAGTCTCGCCTGCCTCGGGTCATCTGACATGTGGGTTTAGTCCAGGACGCCTCTGTGTCATGGACAGGACGGGGATTTGTCCACCCCTGAATAGACAGACGAGATTTGTCCCCCAGGGCAAAGGTGTTCAGAGtgctccatcacccccccccccccaccaccacctcctttgtGCACCACAAACAATGAGCGATAATATTCTGGGTGTACTGATCTCTGTCCTGTGGGAAGTCTCTGTGAGGACACGATGAGGTGTGGTTTTCAGGTTCACATGTCCGGGTATAAGCCGTCGCCGTTCAGACACAGCGGGAGGACATGGACGAGATCTGGACCCTGATTGTGAGTTTGGGAGCGATGTGGTCCGCTCCAGCTGTTTCAGCGCAGGATTCCTCCAGGTAGAAGAACTCTGTCCCAGTTATCCTTTtgattccttttctttcttgtgATTTGagtttcttctttctctctctccacaagGGCATTTTTTGTAGTCACGGGTCCAGAAACGCTGCTTGCTGGGGTCCCAACATCTCTGGCTGTCACGTCTTCTGCAGATTTTCCAGGAAGGGTCATGATTGAGGTTGCTCATGGCAACACCAAAGTGGTCCAAACAGAGGAATTCCAAGGAGGTGATGTTGATGTTTATGCTGTTTATCCCAAGTCTTCGCTGTGAAGGCACTAAAATACAGTTTCCCACCTTCACAAGGTTCCACTGGGGTCATCACCCTCCCTCCGGTGAGTTTTTAAGTTCATCCACCTTTTATTTCCAGGTTTCTTTGGAGAAATTTGACTTGAGAATGGCTGAAATCACACTTCTGTTCCCAAACCTGTTCAAGGTTTATGGACCTTTAACACAAAGCGCCCTGTTCAACCTGACGGTGAGGGGCTACAAAGGGGACAGCCTGGTTTTCACCAACAGCACCACCCTTCCCTTCAGCCCCAGGAACGTCTCCAGCTTTATCCAAACGGACCGGACGCACTACCAACCGGGCGACACCGTCAAAGTCAGAGTCGCATCCCTCAGGTGGGATCACCATCCATACCAAGGCAGAGTGGATGCCTCCGTACTGGTGGGTGTCTGTCCCAACAACAAAGGCAGAGGACGGAAGAGGGCTCTAGGCGGCCGTTATGATGACTAAAAGTCTCTTGTTACCTGCAGGATCCCAGCGGGGAAGTCGTAGATCGACGGGAGGCCACAGGGAATCTGGGAATTGTGTTGTGGGAATTCCCTTTATCCCAGATGGCAATTATGGGAAAGTGGACGATCGCAGCGACAGCCAATGTAGCGTTGAAATGTGATTCGTGTCGTTATGTCAGGAACTTCTTTAAAGACTGAGTTCTTTACCTCCCTTCTTCTTCCACACAGGGTGCAACTGATGAGAGGACATTCACAGTGGAGGACTACGGTAAATCGTTACGCTTCTGTTTATCCAGCCTGTCCTTCTCGGCTCCCAAACTTTCTGTCAggttgaggtcagaggtcagaggttaaaaTCTATAGAAAATGGTCCCCTGTAATGCTGTTCTAGAGCCTGATCTTCTATATTCCAACCAGTTTTGGGAAGTAAATGATGATGTTTTcactttcttctttgtttttctttccgcCTGGCTGCAGAGCGTCCTCCCTTTGAGATGCTGGTCAAGACAGCCCTGCAGGTCCTGGAGGGCGACGCTGTTTCAGGATCAGTGAGagttctgtgtgtttgcttaGCTCACCTAACGCAGCCTGTGTACGAGCAGCATCCTATAGACAACCGCGCTGATGCTTCTTTATCTGTAGTTACTCGAGTGGACAGCCGGTCCACGGAACACTGGTCGTCTCAGTCTCTCTTGCCTCTGCTACGCATGAGACGGCTCCTCCGTCCATCCCAGCACAAACCAAAGAGGTGATCTTGATGAAAGACTCACGCGTTCAAACATCTGCATACGGACTTGATTCGCCTGACTGTTCTTCTCCTCAGATCTACGGGTCAACCCAATTTTTCTTCAGTAAAGATCTGCTTCAAACCCTCTACTCCTCACCAGGAATCGGCAGCGTGCTCGTGGCTGCGTGCGTCACCGACAGCTCTACAGGTACCAGACGTCTGCAGCTCAGTTggagtctctcctgtctcctcaatCTTGCGATCTTTTGTCACCGAAGGTTTAAAAGTGAACCAGACAGCAGAAGTCCAGGTCCAAAAGAACAGATTCCTCCTTGAGTTCCATGATTTCCCATCGTCTCTGAAGCCATCGCTGTACTTCTCTTCCACAGTGAGTCTGTTAATATCCGATCAGTCAATATCCTGaacctccagaaccttctcGGCTCGTTTTCCACAGCTCAGCATCCGGAGCTACAACAGTGGGCCTCTCAGCTCAGAGGATTTAATAAACCCTGCTGTGATTGAAGTGGTCCAGGAAACGACCACCATGAACAACGAAGCTACGACTCTGACGCTCCCCGTGCCCGAGGATGGAAAAGTCCACGTCAAGTTCAGGTTAAAAGACAAGGTCCTTATGCTCTTCATTCGGGTGAGTATCGTGGCTTCCAGGACCTCCAGTTTTGCTCGCTTCATCATAAGCGGTTTTTGTTCTGGTCTCCATTTAATTTCACTTTTCAGCACCGACAAAATTGTTGAATGACTGAATTCAACAGgctccccctttttttgttttccctgtTGTGTTTCAGGCTAAATTTCAATCTAGTGAGGAGACCCTGAGGGTCTCCAGCCATTACTCCTCTCCAACAGGCTCCTATATTCAAGTATCTGCCAACACTTCAGCTGCACAGGTGTGAACCATCACCTTCCACTACAGTTGTGCAACCAATACGCCTTAACTTTATTCATGTTTATTAAACTGTGAGATGCTAAACTCTTCAGATTGGAGTTCCTCTTCAACTAGAAGTGGAAAGCTCATTCCAACCATCCAATCTACACTACGTGGTAGGAATTTTAACAATATATAAAACAGCATCATCTGCATATTAGATACGAGAGGTTATAACGTGGGAGAAAAACAAGAATTAACATATGATCTGTATTCCTACATAGAATTCCTGGGTAACACTCAATGTTGTTGTACAGGTGTTATACAGGTGTTATACCACCAAGCCACTATATATGCATATCTATGTAAGATAAACACCTATAATCTTTGAATTCAGCTATGAATATAAGTAGAAGAACATTAGGCTGCGCTGTTACACCATAAATACCCAAGTTTGCTGCTTTCCTCTCAGGTTAGTTCCAGAGGACAGGTGGTGGCTGCTGGAACAGGggattcctcctccttttctctgatGCCAACCCTGTCCTGGTCCCCTGAGGCCTGCGTCACTGTCTACTGTGTCCATCCGGATGGAGAACTCATCAGCGACACAGTGCACGTAGCCACCGACCAGCCCAACCCTGTACTGTATTTCCTCTCCTAGTCATTATACCTGAAAGATACAGTCTTACCCACATGGTGCTTTCAGGTGTCTCTGAAGTGGAGCAGTGAAACAGCCCATCCTGGGGAGCAGGTATCGCTCACTGTGACTGCCGCTGAACCCAGGTTCCAGCTGGGAGTCATGGTGATGGGGACACACCGCGACACTCCGCGAGCTGACCTCAGCGTGAGAGTGAAGCAGGTAAGATGGAGTATTGGGTAAAAGGGCAAAATCCTGGTTTGCTCTCAGGCCATCACCCATTTGTGTCAGATTCGCATCATTTCCCTTTTGTCTGGTTCCAGCCTCCTTAATCGGGTATACATTTTACCTTTGTCACGTTTTCTCCTGCTTGGGCTTTCACTGCAACCTGCAGGTCTGGATGTAACATATCTCTCTCCTTTGTTGGAAGATGACACTTCCATTTCTAAGAAGCGTAACTGTAGCGTGTAAAGGTGCAGGACCCGAGGGTTTCTGACGGGTGCAACAAAGTTTGGGTTTGGCATGATGTCTGAAGGTGACCTTTACTGCTGTCTGCATGTTGACGACGCCATTGTCGCCTCTTCTAATCCGTCTCCTCacttacttttttttaaacatttgcaaTGATGACTAACATTGTTTTACATCATCAACCTCTGATCCATCGGTTGGTTCCACAATCCAACAGGGTaaaacaatgtttgtgtttgtgttttgtctttcCTACCACAGAATTGTAAGATTAAGATGCTAACCAACGCCGTGCTacaacagcaccagcagcccGATGTACCTGTTGGTATGATGTGGAACTGAAACGTTCTTTGCACATTTAAACTTTCTCCGCTTCTAATTCTCTTCTTCTGGGTTTCAAGATGGACACGCCCTCACGATAGAGACGTCCTGGAGACACTGGATGGATGACACAGAGTCTCTCTTGTGGATAGATTCGCCTGTTAGGTCAGTAAGAAATGTGACTCGAGGGAGATTTTATCCTTAAACACCATCTAATGTGGGACATCTTgatcgccctctagtggcgttAAATATTAAGTCCCACCTTTCCAACTAATTTGAATGGGAATATCGACCAAATTGAGAAGCTCCCAATAGTTTATATAAGCACCATTGTTTCACCAATTGCCCTACAAATCCCCAATTTTGTGCAGCGGGAGGAAGCAGCACGTGTAACCCAATTTGTGTGTATTCAGCCATTTTGTAAAATTGGTCATAGTACTGTTTATACCTGCATACATGATATTTTTTTCAGTGAAAACACCTGGACAAGTGAAAAACTTTCCGTGCCAGACGGGTTTACGGCTTTACGAGCTGTGGCCCTGGTGATGTCAGACAACCTGGGTTTGGGTTTCACCCCAGCGCCGCAGCAGGTAATACACACTTCTGTACACGCCGACTGTTTGCCCATGGCTGGGCAATTTAACATGACTTTTGTCTCCTCTTGACCCAGTTAATGGTGACCAAAGACTTCTCCCTGTCTCTGAATGTCCCGTCCCGCCTcgtcagaggagaggagattgtGCTGGAGGTGCACGTGATCAACCATTTAGAGCGCGACTTAGAGGTGAGAGGGAGCAAATATGGCTAAATGCTGAGACGTTCTGCATCCTGGCACCCCCGTTTGTCTCCACAGGTCATCCTTCTGCTGGCTCAGAGTGAAACCTTTGAGTTTGTCTTGGCGAACAGTGCCGACATGTCTGTGGTAAATGCCCAGAAACTCACATTAGGGAGCCATTTGTCTGCTGTGGCCTCGTTCCCTATAAGGCTTGTGGCTCTGGGCATGGTGGACATCACCGTGGACGCCGTGTCTGCAGAGGCCTCGGACAGCCTTGTTTGGAGAGTTTTGGTGCAGGTGTGTGATGATGTAAACGATCTTTCACCTGACCTGAGGTAGAATAGTGCACCCGGTTTATTAACGGGGAGTTCCTGTTGCTGAAGCCAGGGGGGGTGGAACGGTCCTTCTCAAAGACGTTGTTTCTGGAGCTGCCACCACTGAACCACAACATTTCCAGATCCCTCAGCTTTTCCACGCCACCTCATGTGGTTCCGGGCAGCCAGAGGACTCACGTGGCTTTGGTTGGTACGTTTATCGTCCCGCGCTAGCTTTTTGTGAGTGTTGGAACATATTTAGATTGTTCCTTCTTCAATCACAGGCGATATTTTGGCCTTGTCCATCAGCCACCTGGACTCCCTGGTTGAGATGCCTCTTGTCGGTGGAGATCAGAACATGATCCTGTTTGCTCCAAGCATATACgtcctcctgtacctggacaagTCAACCCAAGACAACCAGGAGCTGCGGAGCTTGGCTGTGGGCTACATGAAGGAAGGTAAGCTCGCTTGGGTGGTAGTTTGAGGTGATTCCAGGTTCTAACAGGATGTTCTGGGGAATCTCTAAGGATATCAGAGACAGGTGTCATACCAACGAGAGGATGGATCGTTCAGTCCCTTCGGAGACAGCGACTCCTCGGGTAGTACCTGGTAAGTCAGTAGGTagactttatttttaaacttccaACTTCTTTTTGAACCAGTCCCACTCTTGTGCTTCAGGTTCACAGCCTTTGTGTTGAGGTGCTTCCATCAGGCTCAGGCCTACATGCGGGTAAACCAGAGTGTGCTGTTTAGGGCCGTGACCTGGCTCCTGAAGCACCAGGGTCCCCTGGGGGAGTTCAGCGAGAAGGGCCGTTTGATCCACACAGAGATGCAGGCTGGGCTGGATGACGCTCCGGTGGCCCTCACAGCCTACGTGCTGATGGCACTGCTGGAGGACGAGAGCTACGTGGTGGGTCCAGATGCCACATCCCGAATGAACCCATCAGAACCTCAATGAATTAATGTTAGTCTGTTTTGTGTGTAGGTCAGGTACGCGGGAAACATATCTCTGGCTCAGAAGTACCTGGAGGACAAAGTGACCGGTGGAGGCCTCAGTAACTACAGCATGTGTCTGGCAGCGTATGCGTTAGCGTTGGCTAATAGCCCTGTGGCTAGCGCAGCCCTGAATGAGCTCAGAAGGAGGGCAGACTTAATCGGTGAGAAACCGCTGCTGGCCTGGTCCATTCAAAAGTGCAACAAACCGATGCGGCTTTGGTGTCGCAGATGGGGTGATGATGTGGAGCTCCTCGGCCGGCCCGCCGTCACCCGACTGGCCCCCTCGCTCCGCGCAGGTGGAGATGACCTCCTACGTACTGCTGGCTCTTTTTAGGCGCGGCAACGTGGTGGAGGGCATCGAGCTCATGAAGTGGTTAAGCGAACAGAGAAACCGTCTGGGGAGCTACGGGACAACGCAGGTGATGAGACACGGGAAAATATCCATGGATATCTGTGCACGTGAGAGTAATTTCTCCTTCCTCAGGACACCATAGTCGCCCTCCAGGCTCTGGCTTACTACGCGGCGTTCAGCGGGGCCAAAGCCATCGACCTGGGGCTGAGCGTGTCCACCCCGACGTCCCCGGTTGTCTCGCAGCTTCACATCAACTCCACCAACTTTCTGGCTTTTCAGAGCCAAGAGGTGAGAGAACCGAGTTCAACTCAGACGCCGTCGGTAACATTCAGGCGTCGTTTCAGACCCGACAGTAGTTCCATACAGCTGAACTGCGTCCTGTGTCTTCGCCACACGACTTTCAGATTGACGCTGATAAAGACGTGGCTCTAAACATTTACATGGAAGGAAGAGGATTTGCAATACTTCAGGTACGGCTTGAGGTCTACAGTCTACGTCTACTCGTAGTTTCACTCCTTCACTGCTTGTTTTACGCCAACACTTCCAGCTGAACGTCTTTTACAACCTGGACAGCGGAGCGTTTTCACAGCACGCCACAGAAAAGGAAGCGTTCTCACTGGATGTTGCAGTGGCCGAGGAAGCAGATCACAACCATATGCTGTTGTCTATATGCACAAGGTAAACGCTGCCGGGGATCAGCAGCATGCACGCACTTATTTCAGGGATTCAGTAACACACGTGTCTGTGCCGCTTGTAGATTAAAGGACAGCCAGGCGCTCCGCCAGACAGGTATGGTTATAGTGGAAGCCGGCATGCTCAGCGGGTTCAGACTGCCTCCTGGCGCTGCTGCACCTGAAGGCCTCATCAGAAAGGTGGAGAATCAGGAGGAGAAAGTCACCCTTTACCTGGACTCAGTGAGTCTCTGACGTGTCGATCGGGTGTTTGGTGTCTCTCATC
Above is a genomic segment from Takifugu rubripes chromosome 2, fTakRub1.2, whole genome shotgun sequence containing:
- the LOC101072229 gene encoding CD109 antigen-like, with translation MDEIWTLIVSLGAMWSAPAVSAQDSSRAFFVVTGPETLLAGVPTSLAVTSSADFPGRVMIEVAHGNTKVVQTEEFQGGSTGVITLPPVYGPLTQSALFNLTVRGYKGDSLVFTNSTTLPFSPRNVSSFIQTDRTHYQPGDTVKVRVASLRWDHHPYQGRVDASVLDPSGEVVDRREATGNLGIVLWEFPLSQMAIMGKWTIAATANGATDERTFTVEDYERPPFEMLVKTALQVLEGDAVSGSVRVLYSSGQPVHGTLVVSVSLASATHETAPPSIPAQTKEIYGSTQFFFSKDLLQTLYSSPGIGSVLVAACVTDSSTGLKVNQTAEVQVQKNRFLLEFHDFPSSLKPSLYFSSTLSIRSYNSGPLSSEDLINPAVIEVVQETTTMNNEATTLTLPVPEDGKVHVKFRLKDKVLMLFIRAKFQSSEETLRVSSHYSSPTGSYIQVSANTSAAQIGVPLQLEVESSFQPSNLHYVVSSRGQVVAAGTGDSSSFSLMPTLSWSPEACVTVYCVHPDGELISDTVHVATDQPNPVSLKWSSETAHPGEQVSLTVTAAEPRFQLGVMVMGTHRDTPRADLSVRVKQNCKIKMLTNAVLQQHQQPDVPVDGHALTIETSWRHWMDDTESLLWIDSPVSENTWTSEKLSVPDGFTALRAVALVMSDNLGLGFTPAPQQLMVTKDFSLSLNVPSRLVRGEEIVLEVHVINHLERDLEVILLLAQSETFEFVLANSADMSVVNAQKLTLGSHLSAVASFPIRLVALGMVDITVDAVSAEASDSLVWRVLVQPGGVERSFSKTLFLELPPLNHNISRSLSFSTPPHVVPGSQRTHVALVGDILALSISHLDSLVEMPLVGGDQNMILFAPSIYVLLYLDKSTQDNQELRSLAVGYMKEGYQRQVSYQREDGSFSPFGDSDSSGSTWFTAFVLRCFHQAQAYMRVNQSVLFRAVTWLLKHQGPLGEFSEKGRLIHTEMQAGLDDAPVALTAYVLMALLEDESYVVRYAGNISLAQKYLEDKVTGGGLSNYSMCLAAYALALANSPVASAALNELRRRADLIDGVMMWSSSAGPPSPDWPPRSAQVEMTSYVLLALFRRGNVVEGIELMKWLSEQRNRLGSYGTTQDTIVALQALAYYAAFSGAKAIDLGLSVSTPTSPVVSQLHINSTNFLAFQSQEIDADKDVALNIYMEGRGFAILQLNVFYNLDSGAFSQHATEKEAFSLDVAVAEEADHNHMLLSICTRLKDSQALRQTGMVIVEAGMLSGFRLPPGAAAPEGLIRKVENQEEKVTLYLDSVNKSEMCIGLPLHRYHKVARVQAAVVQVYDYYEPTRRATRVYNSDILATSNSCFFCGLDCARCLPGMSVVISSSHSVCSATCCVFYTVLAAAAFFIVA